From Ramlibacter tataouinensis, the proteins below share one genomic window:
- a CDS encoding CaiB/BaiF CoA transferase family protein, whose product MNSLAGIRVLDLSRVLAGPWCAQTLADLGADVIKIERPGSGDDTRGWGPPFLHDAEGRETRESAYYLGANRNKRSITCDIALPEGQALVRELAARCDVLIENFKVGDLQRYGLGYEDLRAVHPRLVYCSITGFGQTGPYRDRAGYDYTIQGMGGLMSITGERDDLGGGPQKVGVAVADLFTGMYAATAVLAALRHAERTGQGQWVDMALLDTQVAMLANLGANYLVSGQVPGRAGNAHQNIVPYQVFETAAGPGGRDFMILAVGNDGQFAKFCEVAGRPDLAGDARFAKNQDRVRHRAVLVPILEALMRTRSKAQWLPALEAAKVPCGAINTLGEVFADPQVAERGMVTHWQHPAQPDLRLVSSPIKLGATPVRADLPPPLLGQHTEEVLAEWLGYDGARIGQLRDKGVL is encoded by the coding sequence ATGAACTCGCTTGCCGGCATTCGCGTCCTCGACCTGTCCCGCGTGCTCGCCGGACCCTGGTGCGCCCAGACCTTGGCCGACCTCGGCGCCGACGTGATCAAGATCGAACGCCCCGGCAGCGGCGACGACACCCGCGGCTGGGGCCCGCCCTTCCTCCATGATGCCGAGGGCCGCGAGACCCGCGAGTCGGCCTACTACCTGGGCGCCAACCGCAACAAGCGCTCGATCACCTGCGACATCGCCCTGCCGGAAGGGCAGGCGCTGGTGCGCGAGCTGGCCGCCCGCTGCGACGTGCTGATCGAGAACTTCAAGGTCGGCGACCTGCAACGCTACGGCCTCGGCTACGAGGACCTGCGGGCGGTCCATCCGCGGCTGGTCTACTGCAGCATCACCGGCTTCGGCCAGACCGGCCCCTACCGCGATCGCGCCGGCTACGACTACACCATCCAGGGCATGGGCGGCCTGATGAGCATCACCGGCGAGCGCGACGACCTCGGCGGCGGCCCGCAGAAAGTCGGCGTCGCCGTGGCCGACCTGTTCACCGGCATGTATGCCGCCACCGCGGTCCTGGCCGCGCTGCGCCACGCCGAGCGCACCGGCCAGGGCCAGTGGGTCGACATGGCGCTGCTGGACACCCAGGTGGCCATGCTCGCCAACCTGGGCGCCAACTACCTGGTCAGCGGCCAGGTGCCCGGGCGGGCCGGCAATGCGCACCAGAACATCGTGCCCTATCAGGTCTTCGAGACCGCGGCCGGCCCGGGGGGCCGGGACTTCATGATCCTGGCGGTGGGCAACGACGGCCAGTTCGCCAAGTTCTGCGAGGTGGCGGGCCGGCCCGACCTGGCCGGCGACGCACGCTTCGCCAAGAACCAGGACCGCGTGCGCCACCGCGCGGTGCTGGTGCCGATCCTGGAAGCGCTCATGCGCACCCGCAGCAAGGCCCAGTGGCTGCCGGCGCTGGAAGCGGCCAAGGTGCCCTGCGGGGCGATCAACACGCTGGGCGAGGTCTTTGCCGACCCGCAAGTGGCCGAGCGCGGCATGGTCACGCACTGGCAGCACCCGGCACAGCCGGACCTGCGTCTGGTCTCCAGCCCGATCAAGCTCGGTGCCACGCCGGTGCGCGCCGACCTGCCGCCGCCGCTTCTGGGGCAACATACCGAGGAAGTGCTGGCCGAATGGCTGGGCTACGACGGGGCCCGGATCGGCCAGCTGCGCGACAAAGGAGTGCTGTGA
- a CDS encoding alpha/beta hydrolase: MADFLLVHGAWHGGWCWRDVLPPLLAQGHRVHAVTLTGVGERAHLRSPDIMLETHIADVVHAIEMEEMQDLVLAVHSYAGMLGTAVADRMPARLRHLVYVDAVVPEPGESWSSTHAPATREARIAACEHSPDYSFPAPDPTVYGLSGAQHEWVARRQVPHPGHPYTQALQFDPRQVARVRRTFVDCHSPALPTIDVSRQRVRDPRFWQGAWAGGAGASVVELATGHDPMVSAPEQLARILLGCAA, encoded by the coding sequence ATGGCCGACTTCCTGCTGGTGCACGGTGCCTGGCACGGCGGCTGGTGCTGGCGCGACGTGCTGCCGCCCCTCCTGGCGCAGGGGCACCGCGTGCATGCGGTGACGCTGACCGGCGTGGGCGAGCGCGCGCACCTGAGATCGCCGGACATCATGCTGGAGACGCACATCGCCGACGTGGTCCATGCGATCGAGATGGAAGAGATGCAGGACCTGGTGCTGGCCGTGCACTCCTATGCCGGCATGCTCGGCACCGCGGTGGCCGACCGCATGCCGGCGCGGCTGCGCCACCTGGTCTATGTCGATGCCGTGGTGCCCGAGCCCGGCGAGAGCTGGAGCAGCACGCATGCGCCGGCCACGCGCGAGGCGCGCATCGCCGCCTGCGAGCATTCGCCCGACTACAGCTTCCCGGCCCCCGACCCCACGGTGTACGGCCTGTCGGGGGCCCAGCACGAGTGGGTGGCGCGCCGGCAGGTGCCGCACCCGGGGCACCCTTATACGCAGGCGCTCCAGTTCGATCCCAGGCAGGTCGCCCGCGTGCGGCGCACTTTCGTCGACTGCCACTCGCCCGCCCTGCCCACCATCGACGTGAGCCGCCAGCGCGTGCGCGACCCGCGGTTCTGGCAGGGCGCCTGGGCCGGCGGCGCGGGGGCGTCGGTGGTGGAACTGGCCACCGGGCACGACCCCATGGTGAGCGCGCCGGAGCAGCTCGCGCGCATTCTGCTGGGTTGCGCCGCCTAG
- a CDS encoding nuclear transport factor 2 family protein, with protein sequence MDDELTAKLQIRELLERWAVWRDAGDWERFATVWHPEGVMMATWFQGPFRDFIRVTREGWDKGVSILHFLGGSAIELAGERAIAQTKMTISQRGMVEGVAGPVLSDVVCTGRFFDFVTRHEGRWKLLHRQPIYEKDRIDPVDSTAQLKLEADLLAAMPEGYRHLAYIQTRLGYRVKMDMPMLKGPQVQKLYRRGERWLAGGELER encoded by the coding sequence ATGGATGACGAACTGACAGCCAAGCTCCAGATCCGCGAACTGCTGGAGCGCTGGGCGGTCTGGCGCGACGCCGGCGACTGGGAGCGCTTCGCCACGGTCTGGCATCCCGAGGGCGTGATGATGGCGACCTGGTTCCAGGGGCCGTTCCGCGACTTCATTCGCGTCACACGGGAAGGCTGGGACAAGGGCGTGAGCATCCTGCATTTCCTCGGCGGCTCGGCGATCGAGCTGGCCGGCGAGCGCGCGATCGCGCAGACCAAGATGACGATCTCCCAGCGCGGCATGGTGGAAGGCGTGGCCGGGCCGGTGCTGAGCGACGTGGTGTGCACCGGCCGCTTCTTCGACTTCGTCACCCGGCATGAAGGCCGCTGGAAGCTGCTGCACCGCCAGCCGATCTACGAGAAGGACCGCATCGACCCGGTCGATTCCACCGCCCAGCTGAAGCTGGAGGCGGACCTGCTGGCGGCGATGCCGGAGGGCTACCGGCACCTCGCCTACATCCAGACGCGACTGGGCTATCGGGTCAAGATGGACATGCCCATGCTCAAGGGCCCTCAGGTGCAGAAGCTGTACCGGCGCGGCGAGCGCTGGCTGGCCGGCGGCGAGCTGGAACGTTGA
- a CDS encoding TlpA family protein disulfide reductase — translation MGKSKLLIGILAAALVAGAGALFMSGTGEAAPASTFVLLDGSRRTTADLKGQVTLVNFWATSCTTCVAEMPRMVETYNKYQGKGFNTLAVAMSYDPPSYVLNYAQTRKLPFSVAIDNTGAVAKAWGDVQITPTTYLVNKRGEIVKRYVGQPDFAELHQRIEKLLAES, via the coding sequence ATGGGCAAATCCAAGCTGTTGATCGGGATCCTTGCCGCGGCGCTGGTCGCCGGCGCTGGCGCCCTTTTCATGAGCGGCACCGGCGAAGCCGCACCCGCATCCACTTTCGTGCTGCTCGACGGTTCCAGGCGCACGACGGCCGACCTGAAGGGCCAGGTGACCTTGGTGAATTTCTGGGCGACCAGTTGCACCACCTGCGTCGCCGAAATGCCGCGCATGGTCGAGACCTACAACAAATACCAGGGCAAGGGTTTCAACACGCTGGCGGTAGCGATGAGCTACGACCCGCCGAGCTACGTGCTGAACTACGCGCAAACGCGCAAGCTGCCGTTCTCCGTGGCCATCGACAACACCGGCGCGGTGGCCAAGGCCTGGGGCGACGTACAGATCACCCCCACCACCTACCTCGTGAACAAGCGCGGCGAGATCGTCAAGCGCTACGTCGGCCAGCCCGATTTCGCCGAACTGCACCAGCGGATCGAGAAGCTGCTGGCCGAAAGCTGA
- a CDS encoding c-type cytochrome, whose product MKIAASLAAAAAILAIASPASAQFAKPEDAVKYRQGSLFVMAQHFGRIGAMVNGRVPYDAKAAADNAEVVADMAKLPWTGFGPGTDKASSPTRAKPEVWSEQIKFKDHADKMQGETQKLLAAAKTNNLDNLKAAFGPTANSCKACHDAFRKE is encoded by the coding sequence ATGAAGATTGCAGCTTCCCTGGCCGCCGCGGCGGCGATCCTGGCGATCGCCAGTCCGGCCAGCGCGCAGTTCGCCAAGCCCGAGGACGCGGTGAAGTACCGGCAAGGCTCGCTGTTCGTGATGGCGCAGCACTTCGGCCGCATCGGTGCCATGGTGAACGGACGGGTCCCCTACGACGCGAAGGCGGCAGCCGACAACGCTGAAGTCGTCGCCGACATGGCCAAGCTGCCCTGGACCGGCTTCGGGCCCGGCACCGACAAGGCCAGCTCGCCCACACGCGCCAAGCCCGAGGTGTGGAGCGAGCAGATCAAGTTCAAGGATCACGCCGACAAGATGCAGGGCGAGACGCAAAAGCTCCTCGCGGCCGCCAAGACCAACAACCTGGACAACCTGAAGGCCGCCTTCGGGCCCACGGCCAACAGCTGCAAGGCCTGCCACGACGCTTTCCGCAAGGAATAA
- a CDS encoding cytochrome b/b6 domain-containing protein, with amino-acid sequence MSKKVRVWDLPTRLFHWALVLLIVGLAVSGYRGGDAMAWHARLGYAMLALLLFRIVWGFVGGRWSRFSAFAFSPRDIFRHLRGDSGPDALVGHNPLGAGSVFLMLFFLLAQVATGLVGDDEIAFTGPLNRFVESATGLAATSYHKGVGQWVLLALALLHIAAVVFYLVRRKDNLVRPMIVGDKELLHPTEPSRDDLSTRLRALAVLAACAAAVAGLVRLGG; translated from the coding sequence ATGTCGAAGAAGGTGCGCGTCTGGGATCTGCCGACCCGGCTTTTCCACTGGGCGCTGGTGCTGCTGATCGTGGGGCTGGCGGTCTCGGGGTACCGTGGCGGCGACGCCATGGCATGGCACGCCCGCCTGGGCTACGCCATGCTCGCCTTGCTGCTGTTCCGGATCGTGTGGGGCTTCGTCGGCGGGCGCTGGTCGCGCTTTAGCGCGTTCGCGTTTTCCCCGCGCGACATCTTCCGGCACCTGCGTGGCGACAGCGGGCCGGATGCGCTGGTGGGCCACAACCCGCTGGGGGCGGGCTCGGTCTTCCTGATGCTGTTCTTTCTGCTCGCGCAGGTCGCCACCGGCCTGGTGGGCGACGACGAGATCGCGTTCACCGGGCCCTTGAACCGTTTCGTGGAAAGCGCCACCGGCCTGGCGGCCACCTCCTACCACAAGGGCGTGGGCCAGTGGGTCCTGCTGGCGCTGGCGCTGCTGCACATCGCCGCCGTCGTGTTCTACCTGGTGCGCCGGAAGGACAACCTGGTGCGGCCCATGATCGTCGGCGACAAGGAACTGCTGCACCCGACCGAGCCTTCGCGCGATGACCTGTCCACCCGCCTGCGGGCCTTGGCGGTGCTGGCCGCCTGCGCGGCCGCCGTCGCCGGCCTCGTGCGCCTGGGCGGCTGA
- a CDS encoding GNAT family N-acetyltransferase: MDTQRNPLVELDAPATPQELDALRGLFREYAAGLGVDLCFQNFEQELAELPGDYASPRGALLLARVDGEPAGSCALRPIDSTDYPNAAEMKRLYVRDRFRGIGLGRGLAEAALNAAREAGYSCVLLDTLDDMEAARGLYEELGFKEIPPYYHNPIAGAHYLKCEL; the protein is encoded by the coding sequence TTGGATACCCAGCGGAATCCCCTCGTCGAACTCGACGCTCCCGCCACCCCCCAGGAACTCGATGCGCTGCGCGGGCTGTTCCGCGAGTACGCGGCCGGCCTGGGCGTGGACCTGTGCTTCCAGAACTTCGAGCAGGAACTGGCCGAGCTGCCCGGCGACTACGCGTCGCCGCGCGGCGCGCTGCTGCTGGCGCGGGTCGACGGTGAGCCCGCCGGAAGCTGCGCCTTGCGGCCCATCGATTCAACCGACTATCCCAATGCCGCCGAGATGAAGCGGCTGTACGTGCGCGACCGCTTCCGCGGCATCGGCCTGGGGCGCGGGCTCGCCGAGGCGGCGCTGAACGCCGCCCGCGAGGCGGGTTACAGCTGCGTGCTGCTGGACACGCTGGACGACATGGAAGCCGCGCGCGGGCTGTACGAGGAACTGGGCTTCAAGGAAATCCCGCCCTACTACCACAACCCGATCGCGGGCGCGCACTACCTCAAGTGCGAGCTGTGA
- a CDS encoding peroxiredoxin gives MIKVGDQLPAVTLQEYCEVEGEGCSIGPNPVNSGKAAAGKTIALFGLPGAYTPTCSAKHVPGFVEKFDELKKAGVDEIWCVSVNDAFVMGAWARDQKTGSKVRMLADGSADFAKAVGLTLDLTSKGMGVRSARYSMLVKDGKVASLNVEAPGKFEVSDAGTLLAQAKG, from the coding sequence ATGATCAAGGTCGGAGACCAGCTGCCTGCGGTGACGCTGCAGGAGTACTGCGAAGTGGAAGGGGAGGGCTGCAGCATCGGGCCGAACCCGGTGAATTCGGGCAAGGCCGCCGCCGGCAAGACGATCGCCCTGTTTGGCCTGCCCGGCGCCTACACGCCGACCTGCTCGGCCAAGCACGTGCCGGGCTTCGTCGAGAAGTTCGACGAGCTGAAGAAGGCCGGCGTCGATGAGATCTGGTGCGTGAGCGTGAACGACGCCTTCGTCATGGGCGCCTGGGCGCGCGACCAGAAGACCGGCAGCAAGGTCCGCATGCTGGCCGACGGCAGCGCCGACTTCGCCAAGGCCGTCGGGCTCACGTTGGACCTGACCAGCAAGGGCATGGGTGTGCGCAGCGCGCGCTACTCGATGCTGGTGAAGGACGGCAAGGTCGCGTCCTTGAACGTCGAGGCGCCCGGCAAGTTCGAGGTCAGCGACGCCGGCACGCTGCTGGCGCAGGCCAAGGGCTGA
- the rpsQ gene encoding 30S ribosomal protein S17, translating into MTEKTSLKRTLVGKVVSDKRAKTVTVLVERRVKHELYGKIVAKSSKYHAHDEKGEFHLGDIVEIQESRPLSKTKNWVATRLVEKAAAV; encoded by the coding sequence ATGACTGAAAAGACTTCCCTCAAGCGCACCCTGGTCGGCAAGGTGGTGAGCGACAAGCGCGCCAAGACCGTCACCGTGCTGGTCGAGCGCCGCGTCAAGCACGAGCTGTACGGCAAGATCGTCGCCAAGTCGAGCAAGTACCACGCGCACGACGAAAAGGGCGAGTTCCACCTGGGCGACATCGTCGAGATCCAGGAGAGCCGTCCGCTGTCCAAGACCAAGAACTGGGTGGCGACCCGCCTGGTCGAGAAGGCTGCCGCGGTCTGA
- the rpmC gene encoding 50S ribosomal protein L29 — protein sequence MKAAELRQKDVAALQNEVKELQKAHFGLRMQKATQQLSNTSTLRLTRRDIARAKTILAQKQAEAKAAK from the coding sequence ATGAAAGCTGCTGAACTGCGCCAGAAGGACGTTGCCGCGCTGCAGAACGAAGTGAAGGAGCTGCAAAAGGCCCACTTCGGCCTGCGCATGCAGAAGGCCACGCAACAACTGTCCAACACCTCTACGCTGCGCCTGACGCGCCGCGACATTGCCCGCGCCAAGACCATCCTGGCGCAAAAGCAGGCCGAAGCCAAGGCCGCGAAGTAA
- the rplP gene encoding 50S ribosomal protein L16 translates to MLQPARRKFRKEQKGRNTGIATRGNSVAFGDFGLKCTDRGRLTARQIEAARRAISRHVKRGGRIWIRVFPDKPISQKPAEVRMGNGKGNPEYYVAEIQPGKVVFEIVGVPEELAREAFRLAAAKLPLRTTFVARQIGA, encoded by the coding sequence ATGCTGCAACCCGCTCGTCGCAAATTCCGCAAAGAGCAGAAGGGCCGCAACACCGGCATCGCCACCCGGGGCAACTCGGTGGCCTTCGGTGACTTCGGCCTGAAGTGCACGGACCGCGGCCGCCTGACGGCCCGCCAGATCGAAGCCGCGCGCCGCGCGATTTCCCGCCACGTCAAGCGTGGTGGCCGCATCTGGATCCGTGTGTTCCCCGACAAGCCGATCTCCCAGAAGCCCGCTGAAGTGCGTATGGGTAACGGCAAGGGCAACCCCGAGTACTACGTGGCCGAGATTCAGCCGGGCAAGGTGGTGTTCGAGATCGTCGGCGTGCCCGAGGAGCTCGCGCGCGAGGCGTTTCGCCTGGCCGCGGCCAAGCTGCCCCTGCGCACCACGTTCGTGGCCCGCCAGATCGGCGCGTAA
- the rpsC gene encoding 30S ribosomal protein S3, with protein MGQKIHPTGFRLAVSRNWASRWYANNRDFAGMLAEDIKVRDYLKTKLKNAAVSRVLIERPAKNARITIFSARPGVVIGKKGEDIENLKKELAKRLGVPVAVNIEEVRKPEVDAQLIADSITQQLEKRIMFRRAMKRAMQNAMRLGAQGIKIMSAGRLNGIEIARTEWYREGRVPLHTLRADIDYGFSEAKTTYGVIGVKVWVYKGDTLGMRDAPSLDSTPRPEGEERRGPRGPRRDGDRRGGPGGDRRGPSRGPRTAGAGGTTSAAPADGSDKPAEATPGADAPKTTVKRVRKAAPAASPADGKGE; from the coding sequence ATGGGACAGAAAATCCATCCGACCGGTTTTCGCCTCGCGGTCAGCCGCAACTGGGCGAGCCGTTGGTATGCCAACAACCGTGATTTCGCCGGCATGCTCGCCGAGGACATCAAGGTTCGCGACTACCTCAAGACCAAGCTGAAGAACGCCGCCGTCAGCCGCGTGCTGATCGAGCGCCCCGCCAAGAACGCCCGCATCACCATCTTCTCGGCCCGTCCGGGCGTGGTGATCGGCAAGAAGGGCGAGGACATCGAGAACCTGAAGAAGGAACTCGCCAAGCGCCTGGGCGTGCCGGTCGCGGTCAACATCGAGGAAGTGCGCAAGCCCGAAGTCGATGCCCAGCTGATCGCCGACTCGATCACCCAGCAGCTTGAAAAGCGCATCATGTTCCGCCGCGCGATGAAGCGCGCCATGCAGAACGCGATGCGCCTGGGCGCCCAGGGCATCAAGATCATGTCCGCCGGCCGCCTGAACGGCATCGAAATCGCGCGCACCGAGTGGTACCGCGAAGGCCGAGTGCCGCTGCACACGCTGCGCGCCGACATCGACTATGGCTTCTCCGAAGCCAAGACCACCTATGGCGTGATCGGCGTCAAGGTGTGGGTCTACAAGGGCGACACGCTGGGCATGCGCGACGCTCCCTCGCTGGACTCGACGCCGCGCCCCGAAGGCGAAGAGCGCCGTGGTCCGCGTGGTCCGCGCCGTGACGGCGACCGCCGCGGCGGCCCCGGCGGCGATCGTCGCGGCCCGTCGCGCGGTCCGCGTACCGCCGGTGCGGGTGGCACGACCAGTGCCGCGCCCGCCGACGGCAGCGACAAGCCCGCCGAAGCAACCCCAGGTGCTGACGCACCGAAAACTACCGTTAAGCGCGTCCGCAAAGCCGCGCCGGCAGCCAGCCCTGCCGACGGTAAAGGAGAGTAA
- the rplV gene encoding 50S ribosomal protein L22 yields METRAVLRGVRLSVDKGRLVADLIRGKKVDQALNILEFTQKKAALIVKKVLESAIANAEHNDGADIDELKVKTIYVEQGATLKRFTARAKGRGNRISKPTCHVYVTVGN; encoded by the coding sequence ATGGAAACACGTGCAGTCCTCCGCGGTGTGCGCCTTTCGGTCGACAAGGGCCGTCTGGTCGCCGACCTCATCCGCGGCAAGAAAGTGGATCAGGCGCTGAACATCCTCGAGTTCACGCAGAAGAAGGCCGCCCTGATCGTCAAGAAGGTGCTGGAGTCCGCCATTGCGAACGCCGAGCACAACGACGGCGCCGACATCGACGAACTGAAGGTCAAGACCATCTACGTCGAGCAGGGCGCCACGCTCAAGCGCTTCACCGCGCGCGCCAAGGGCCGCGGCAACCGTATCAGCAAGCCCACGTGCCATGTGTACGTGACGGTCGGCAACTGA
- the rpsS gene encoding 30S ribosomal protein S19 → MTRSLKKGPFVDHHLVAKADKAVTTKDKKPIKTWSRRSMILPEFIGLTIAVHNGKQHVPVYITDQMVGHKLGEFALTRTFKGHPADKKVQKK, encoded by the coding sequence ATGACTCGCTCCCTCAAGAAAGGTCCCTTCGTCGACCACCACCTGGTGGCCAAGGCCGACAAGGCCGTGACGACCAAGGACAAGAAGCCGATCAAGACCTGGTCGCGCCGCTCCATGATCCTGCCCGAGTTCATCGGGCTGACGATCGCCGTGCACAACGGCAAGCAGCACGTGCCGGTCTACATCACCGACCAGATGGTGGGCCACAAGCTGGGCGAATTCGCCCTGACGCGCACCTTCAAGGGCCACCCCGCGGACAAGAAAGTCCAGAAGAAGTAA
- the rplB gene encoding 50S ribosomal protein L2 → MAVIKMKPTSPGQRGMVKISRDHLHKGEGYAPLLEPQFQKSGRNNNGHVTTRHKGGGHKHHYRVVDFRRNKDGIAAKVERIEYDPNRTAHIALVCYADGERRYIIAPRGLEVGASLMSGAEAPIRAGNTLPVRNIPVGSTIHCIELKPGKGAQIARSAGTSATLLAREGTYAQVRMRSGEVRKIHIECRATIGEVANEEHSLRQLGKAGVKRWMGIRPTVRGVVMNPVDHPHGGGEGKTGEGRHPVDPWGNLTKGYRTRNNKRTQTFIVSRRKK, encoded by the coding sequence ATGGCTGTCATCAAGATGAAACCGACTTCGCCAGGCCAGCGCGGCATGGTGAAGATCTCGCGTGACCACCTGCACAAGGGCGAAGGCTACGCACCCCTGCTGGAGCCGCAGTTCCAGAAGTCCGGCCGCAACAACAACGGCCATGTGACCACCCGCCACAAGGGCGGCGGCCACAAGCACCACTACCGCGTGGTGGACTTCCGCCGTAACAAGGATGGCATCGCGGCCAAGGTCGAGCGCATCGAGTACGACCCGAACCGCACGGCGCACATCGCCCTGGTGTGCTACGCCGACGGCGAGCGCCGCTACATCATCGCCCCGCGCGGCCTGGAAGTCGGCGCTTCGCTGATGTCCGGCGCCGAGGCGCCGATCCGCGCCGGCAATACCCTGCCGGTGCGCAACATCCCGGTCGGCTCCACGATCCACTGCATCGAGCTCAAGCCCGGCAAGGGCGCGCAGATCGCGCGTTCGGCAGGCACCTCCGCGACGCTGCTGGCGCGCGAAGGCACCTACGCCCAGGTCCGCATGCGCTCGGGCGAAGTGCGCAAGATCCACATCGAGTGCCGCGCCACCATCGGTGAAGTCGCCAACGAAGAGCACAGCCTGCGCCAGCTCGGCAAGGCCGGCGTCAAGCGCTGGATGGGCATTCGCCCGACGGTGCGCGGCGTGGTGATGAACCCCGTCGACCACCCGCACGGTGGCGGCGAGGGCAAGACCGGCGAAGGCCGTCATCCGGTGGACCCGTGGGGCAACCTGACCAAGGGCTACCGTACCCGCAACAACAAGCGCACGCAGACCTTCATCGTCTCGCGCCGCAAGAAGTAA
- the rplW gene encoding 50S ribosomal protein L23, with product MSRINPTPAQRQFEEGRLMQVLVAPIVSEKATHVADKTNAVTFKVLQDATKPEIKAAVELMFKVEVTGVSVVNTKGKTKRFGRSVGRRDNVRKAYVTLKEGQELNLSGEAA from the coding sequence ATGAGCCGCATCAACCCGACTCCCGCGCAGCGCCAGTTCGAAGAAGGCCGGCTGATGCAGGTCCTGGTCGCGCCGATCGTGTCCGAGAAGGCCACGCACGTCGCCGACAAGACCAATGCCGTCACCTTCAAGGTGCTGCAAGATGCCACCAAGCCCGAGATCAAGGCGGCCGTCGAACTGATGTTCAAGGTCGAAGTGACCGGCGTTTCCGTCGTCAACACCAAGGGCAAGACCAAGCGCTTCGGCCGCTCGGTGGGCCGCCGCGACAACGTTCGCAAGGCCTACGTGACGCTGAAGGAAGGTCAAGAGCTGAACCTGTCCGGGGAGGCTGCGTAA
- the rplD gene encoding 50S ribosomal protein L4 has product MQLELLNEQGQAASKIDAPETVFGREYNEDLVHQIVVAFQANARQGTRAQKDREQVKHSTKKPFKQKGTGRARAGMTSSPLWRGGGRIFPNSPDENFTQKINKKMYRAGMASIFSQLAREGRLAVVDSIKVDSPKTKQLAARFKAMNLDSVLVIADKVDENLYLASRNLVNVLVVEPRYADPLSLVHYKKVLVTKAAIDQLKEMFA; this is encoded by the coding sequence ATGCAACTCGAACTCCTGAACGAACAGGGCCAGGCCGCGTCCAAGATCGACGCGCCCGAGACCGTGTTCGGCCGTGAATACAACGAAGACCTGGTGCACCAGATCGTCGTCGCCTTCCAGGCCAATGCCCGTCAAGGCACCCGCGCCCAGAAGGACCGCGAGCAGGTCAAGCACTCGACCAAGAAGCCGTTCAAGCAGAAGGGCACGGGCCGCGCCCGCGCCGGTATGACCTCCTCGCCGCTGTGGCGCGGGGGCGGCCGCATCTTCCCGAACAGCCCGGACGAGAACTTCACCCAGAAGATCAACAAGAAGATGTACCGCGCCGGCATGGCGTCCATCTTCTCCCAGCTCGCCCGCGAAGGCCGCCTGGCCGTGGTCGACTCGATCAAGGTCGACTCGCCCAAGACCAAGCAGCTGGCCGCCCGGTTCAAGGCCATGAACCTGGACTCGGTGCTCGTGATCGCCGACAAGGTCGACGAGAACCTGTACCTCGCCTCGCGCAACCTGGTAAACGTGCTCGTGGTCGAGCCGCGTTACGCCGACCCGCTGTCGCTGGTGCACTACAAGAAGGTGCTGGTCACCAAGGCCGCCATCGACCAGCTCAAGGAGATGTTCGCATGA
- the rplC gene encoding 50S ribosomal protein L3 → MSLSTSMGLLGRKVGMMRLFTDDGDAVPVTVLDVSGNRVTQVKTQENDGYVSLQVTFGARRASRVTKPQAGHLAKAGVESGEIIKEFRVTADTAAKYAAGATVPAGEIFAVGQKVDVQGTSIGKGYAGTIKRHNMASQRASHGNSRSHNVPGSIGMAQDPGRVFPGKRMTGHMGDETVTTQNLDVIRIDEARQLLLVKGAVPGAKGGFVTVRPAIKTPVKKGAK, encoded by the coding sequence ATGAGTCTGAGCACCTCAATGGGGTTGCTGGGCCGCAAGGTGGGCATGATGCGCCTTTTCACCGATGACGGGGACGCCGTTCCTGTCACGGTGCTGGACGTGTCGGGCAACCGCGTCACCCAGGTCAAGACCCAGGAGAACGACGGCTACGTGTCCCTGCAGGTCACGTTCGGCGCACGCAGGGCATCGCGCGTGACCAAGCCGCAAGCCGGCCACCTCGCCAAGGCGGGCGTCGAGTCCGGTGAAATCATCAAGGAATTCCGCGTGACGGCCGATACGGCTGCGAAGTACGCCGCCGGCGCCACCGTGCCCGCGGGCGAGATCTTCGCCGTCGGCCAGAAGGTGGACGTGCAGGGCACCTCGATCGGCAAGGGCTACGCCGGCACGATCAAGCGTCACAACATGGCTTCGCAGCGCGCCTCGCACGGTAACAGCCGTTCGCACAACGTGCCCGGCTCGATCGGCATGGCGCAGGACCCGGGCCGCGTGTTCCCGGGCAAGCGCATGACCGGCCACATGGGCGACGAGACCGTCACCACCCAGAACCTGGACGTGATCCGCATCGACGAAGCCCGCCAGCTGCTGCTGGTCAAGGGCGCGGTGCCCGGCGCCAAGGGTGGCTTCGTGACCGTGCGTCCGGCCATCAAGACCCCGGTCAAGAAGGGAGCGAAGTAA